From a region of the Candidatus Nomurabacteria bacterium genome:
- the secY gene encoding preprotein translocase subunit SecY, whose product MNSFGSKIKLILSDSTLRGRLLFVLGALVLFRLGTTIPVPGVNSEALARFFSGNQFLGLLNVFSGGGLSNLSIFMLGVGPFITGSIIMQLLTIMFPAIKRLYSEEGEAGRRKFTQYSRLLTVPLAIIQGYALLALLENQGVLLHLSLGSKLINVVTIVAGSVLLMWIGELISEYGIGNGVSLIIFAGILAGIPSTVSQLAVNFEASQVPLYLVFLAVALIVTAGVVVVTEAERPIPVTYAKRVRGNKVYGGASTYLPLRLNQAGVMPIIFALSVLLFPQMIAGFLTRVDIFWIKNLSGWVTAALNNAWFYGVAYFFLIFIFTYFYSAITFDPESVATNLQKNGAFIPGIRPGRPTAEHVAFVLYRLTFVGAVFLALIAILPLAMQSLTGLTSLAIGGTGLLIVVSVALEFMKQVGAQLSMREY is encoded by the coding sequence ATGAATAGTTTCGGTAGCAAAATTAAACTTATTCTCTCCGACAGCACCCTTCGCGGACGCCTACTCTTTGTACTCGGTGCTTTGGTCCTCTTTCGCCTAGGTACAACCATACCAGTTCCGGGTGTGAATAGTGAAGCACTGGCACGGTTTTTCTCTGGGAACCAATTCTTGGGTCTTTTAAACGTCTTTTCTGGTGGCGGACTTTCTAACCTCTCCATTTTCATGCTTGGGGTCGGTCCATTTATCACTGGCTCGATTATCATGCAACTCCTCACGATTATGTTTCCAGCCATTAAGCGTCTTTATAGCGAAGAGGGCGAGGCCGGTAGGCGAAAGTTTACTCAGTATTCTCGCTTGCTCACGGTGCCACTTGCGATTATCCAAGGGTATGCACTTCTTGCCTTGCTCGAGAATCAGGGGGTCCTTCTCCACTTAAGTTTGGGTTCTAAACTGATCAACGTGGTCACCATTGTGGCCGGTTCAGTGCTTCTCATGTGGATTGGTGAACTGATTAGCGAATATGGAATTGGCAACGGTGTATCTTTGATAATCTTTGCCGGTATTTTGGCAGGCATTCCCTCTACGGTTAGTCAATTGGCTGTCAATTTTGAAGCTAGCCAGGTTCCACTTTACCTCGTTTTTCTTGCCGTTGCCCTAATTGTGACAGCTGGTGTTGTCGTGGTGACCGAGGCGGAGAGACCGATTCCCGTGACTTATGCCAAGCGTGTCCGCGGAAACAAGGTCTATGGCGGCGCCTCTACCTACCTACCTCTCCGTCTAAATCAGGCTGGAGTGATGCCAATTATCTTTGCTCTCTCCGTTCTTCTATTCCCACAGATGATTGCCGGCTTTTTGACACGGGTGGATATTTTCTGGATCAAGAACCTGTCTGGCTGGGTTACCGCCGCGCTGAATAATGCTTGGTTCTATGGCGTGGCCTACTTTTTCCTTATTTTTATTTTTACCTATTTCTATTCAGCGATTACGTTTGACCCGGAATCAGTGGCCACTAATTTGCAGAAAAACGGTGCTTTCATTCCTGGAATTCGCCCCGGACGACCAACGGCGGAACATGTTGCTTTCGTGCTCTACCGCTTGACCTTTGTTGGGGCAGTTTTCCTTGCGCTAATCGCTATTTTGCCACTCGCCATGCAGTCACTGACTGGACTAACATCACTCGCAATTGGTGGCACGGGACTACTTATCGTTGTATCGGTGGCACTTGAATTTATGAAGCAGGTTGGGGCACAGCTTTCAATGCGGGAGTACTAG
- a CDS encoding uL15 family ribosomal protein: MQIHQLKREHPLKKSRQIGRGGKRGKTAGRGTKGQLARSGRKLRPELRDIIKKIPKRRGYGRNRGLTVNDGVVKAKVVQLGSINKVFASGATINPAALFEQKLIRRESGKLPKVKILAGGALSKTFQFTDCLVSASARVQIEKAGGKIS, translated from the coding sequence ATGCAAATTCATCAATTAAAACGTGAACATCCCCTAAAGAAATCTCGCCAAATTGGTCGTGGTGGTAAGCGTGGTAAGACAGCCGGACGTGGCACCAAGGGACAACTCGCTCGCTCTGGCCGTAAGCTTCGTCCCGAATTGCGCGACATAATCAAAAAGATCCCCAAGCGTCGTGGGTACGGTCGTAATCGTGGGTTGACCGTGAATGACGGGGTTGTGAAGGCAAAAGTGGTGCAACTTGGTTCAATTAACAAAGTCTTCGCTTCTGGCGCAACGATTAATCCAGCGGCACTTTTTGAACAGAAATTGATTCGAAGGGAGTCTGGCAAATTACCAAAGGTGAAGATTCTTGCTGGCGGGGCGCTTTCAAAGACTTTCCAGTTTACTGATTGTCTCGTTTCCGCCTCGGCGCGTGTCCAGATTGAAAAAGCGGGTGGTAAGATTTCTTAG
- a CDS encoding 30S ribosomal protein S5: protein MNNNNTNDRRGGGGRGGRGGRPEKPKSEFDQAIVNIRRVVRVVRGGRRFSFSLVLAAGNRKGKIGLGVGKSSDISSAIEKAFHQAKKEMMTLRLTKTGSVPHEVLVKYSSSRLLLKPAPGRGLVAGSAVRVILNLAGVRDVSAKILSKSKNKLNNSRVTMEALKAFAQ from the coding sequence ATGAACAACAACAATACCAATGATCGACGAGGTGGCGGTGGCCGAGGTGGTCGCGGAGGACGACCCGAGAAGCCAAAGTCAGAATTCGATCAAGCGATTGTCAATATTCGTCGCGTGGTTCGCGTGGTTCGCGGCGGACGTCGCTTCTCTTTTTCACTCGTTCTTGCGGCGGGAAATCGCAAGGGTAAGATTGGTCTTGGTGTTGGCAAGTCCTCAGATATTTCAAGTGCGATTGAGAAAGCTTTTCATCAAGCCAAGAAGGAGATGATGACTCTTCGCCTAACCAAGACCGGCTCTGTGCCACACGAAGTTTTGGTCAAATATTCCAGCTCGCGTCTTCTACTTAAGCCTGCGCCTGGACGTGGTTTGGTGGCGGGGAGCGCTGTTCGGGTGATTCTTAACCTAGCTGGCGTCCGTGATGTAAGTGCGAAGATTCTCTCCAAGAGCAAGAATAAACTGAATAATTCGCGTGTCACAATGGAAGCGCTAAAAGCTTTTGCCCAGTAA
- a CDS encoding 50S ribosomal protein L18, with amino-acid sequence MIKANIKKNQRARRRARVRARVRGTALRPRLAVFRSEKHIYAQLIDDVAGRTIAAASDLKVKPTPDAKGVGELIAKEALAKKIKTVAFDRGGYIYAGRVKQVAEGARSGGLIF; translated from the coding sequence ATGATTAAAGCTAATATCAAAAAAAATCAGAGAGCTCGACGGCGGGCGCGTGTCCGTGCCCGAGTGCGCGGTACGGCTTTGCGTCCGCGACTGGCAGTGTTTCGTTCGGAGAAGCACATCTATGCTCAGCTGATTGACGATGTGGCTGGACGAACTATTGCCGCCGCGAGTGATTTGAAAGTTAAGCCAACACCTGACGCAAAGGGGGTGGGTGAGCTCATTGCTAAAGAGGCTTTGGCAAAAAAAATAAAGACAGTTGCCTTTGACCGTGGGGGTTACATCTACGCTGGTCGAGTTAAACAAGTTGCCGAAGGTGCTCGCTCTGGCGGCCTAATTTTCTAA
- the rplF gene encoding 50S ribosomal protein L6 — protein MSRIGKRLITLPEKTTCVVKDGLVTVSGPLGKSERQFDPRLAVTVEGNVAQVKPLKLNLETNALWGTYASHLINMVTGVTTGFQKQLTIEGVGYRATLTGDKLVFALGFSHPIELKVPEGIKVAVDKGNLTISGTDKELVGHFAAKIRDYRPPEPYKGKGIRYSTETVRRKAGKKVTA, from the coding sequence ATGTCTAGAATTGGCAAAAGATTGATTACGCTTCCAGAAAAAACAACTTGTGTTGTTAAGGATGGTTTGGTAACCGTTTCTGGTCCACTTGGTAAGAGCGAACGACAATTTGATCCGCGCCTAGCCGTGACGGTTGAAGGAAATGTTGCGCAAGTTAAGCCTCTTAAACTTAACTTGGAGACAAATGCTTTGTGGGGTACATATGCGTCTCACTTAATTAATATGGTTACTGGGGTGACGACTGGTTTCCAGAAACAATTGACGATTGAGGGGGTTGGTTATCGTGCCACTTTGACTGGCGATAAGTTGGTTTTTGCTCTCGGTTTCTCTCACCCAATTGAGCTTAAGGTTCCAGAAGGAATCAAGGTGGCGGTCGATAAAGGTAATTTGACAATTAGCGGGACTGATAAGGAATTGGTCGGCCACTTTGCCGCTAAGATTCGTGATTACCGGCCACCGGAGCCATACAAAGGAAAAGGAATTCGTTACTCAACGGAAACTGTTCGGCGTAAGGCTGGTAAAAAAGTAACAGCCTAA
- the rpsH gene encoding 30S ribosomal protein S8, with translation MLTDSISDMIIRLKNAGMAKRPTASFPASNLKLAIAEKLKQVGYLKSVSKRGKKVQKTIEVELFYQNGKPKIEDVLRVSRPSQRLYHRATQIRSVRQGHGVGIYSTPQGLLTDKEARMAKVGGELLFKIW, from the coding sequence ATGCTCACTGATTCAATTTCCGATATGATTATTCGTTTGAAGAATGCTGGTATGGCCAAGCGTCCAACGGCATCTTTTCCAGCGTCCAATCTTAAACTCGCAATTGCCGAGAAATTGAAACAGGTTGGCTATTTGAAAAGCGTTAGCAAACGCGGCAAGAAAGTGCAGAAAACGATTGAGGTGGAGTTGTTTTATCAGAATGGAAAGCCGAAAATTGAAGATGTGTTGCGGGTATCGCGACCATCTCAGCGTCTTTATCATCGTGCAACCCAGATCCGCTCTGTCCGCCAGGGACATGGTGTCGGAATTTATTCCACGCCACAGGGACTTCTCACGGATAAGGAAGCACGGATGGCTAAGGTTGGTGGCGAACTTTTATTTAAAATCTGGTAA
- a CDS encoding type Z 30S ribosomal protein S14, giving the protein MAKTSVIARSEKTPKFSTRIVRRCFRCGRKRAFMRDFSLCRICFRELANEGKIPGVKKSSW; this is encoded by the coding sequence ATGGCGAAAACATCAGTTATTGCTCGGTCAGAAAAGACCCCAAAATTTAGCACCAGAATTGTGCGGCGTTGTTTTCGTTGTGGTCGCAAGCGAGCCTTCATGCGCGATTTCTCTCTTTGTCGGATTTGTTTCCGCGAGTTGGCGAATGAAGGCAAAATTCCTGGAGTGAAAAAGTCATCTTGGTAA